The Lytechinus pictus isolate F3 Inbred chromosome 10, Lp3.0, whole genome shotgun sequence genome includes a window with the following:
- the LOC129270092 gene encoding annetocin receptor-like, with translation MLALRYILAVLIRSISMILGIPGNGLIIIVYCKKKRKTGTDVFILGLAVVDFVVCLSFPVKIYSYVTSQFTNDALCKLMHFVVFWNTYIGVFLTTIITVDRFIAVCKPMKKRVSPKQAVVIVSASVILAAVSAIPSVALTGIVYYGPVSRCTYYADHMVYTQTITYLNDALFYSCLTVITVLYVLIWITVRRQARVRALKLGGINSVSSKVLPNQVSVMPSEAWEASDQGKSDRPTASQATMAKDDYTKKNAESAGKGAGSSRKTSAGSSNHHTVELQIGQGPSQGNQLTPPIRANPMQPRRKAAAPVPVVRTNNKTTVMIFTITVVFFLTWIPTKIWDYYPSIKFTWIGTDPVRYNIFYVSLLAINLNQVINPFIYSFVNVQFRRECVTVMRHIRQCRFS, from the coding sequence ATGTTGGCCCTAAGATACATTCTTGCTGTGTTGATTCGAAGCATCTCAATGATACTTGGGATTCCTGGAAATGGTCTCATCATTATCGTCTACTGCAAGAAGAAACGCAAGACCGGAACAGATGTATTCATCCTTGGACTTGCCGTTGTTGATTTCGTCGTTTGCCTAAGTTTCCCTGTGAAAATATATTCGTATGTAACCTCTCAGTTTACAAACGACGCCTTGTGTAAATTGATGCACTTTGTTGTCTTTTGGAACACTTATATCGGCGTTTTCTTGACGACAATCATCACAGTTGACCGTTTTATTGCAGTTTGCAAACCAATGAAGAAAAGAGTGTCCCCCAAGCAGGCAGTTGTCATCGTGTCAGCAAGCGTCATTTTAGCAGCAGTTTCAGCCATACCTTCGGTGGCATTAACAGGAATCGTATATTATGGTCCTGTGTCAAGATGTACTTATTACGCAGACCATATGGTCTATACACAGACTATAACATACCTGAACGATGCACTCTTTTACAGCTGCCTCACTGTTATCACAGTTCTCTATGTTCTGATCTGGATTACGGTGCGTCGTCAGGCAAGGGTGCGAGCCCTGAAGCTTGGTGGGATCAACAGTGTCTCGAGTAAGGTTCTGCCCAACCAGGTTTCCGTGATGCCATCGGAGGCTTGGGAAGCATCAGACCAAGGAAAGTCTGATAGACCAACAGCAAGTCAAGCAACCATGGCAAAGGACGACTACACAAAAAAGAATGCAGAGTCTGCAGGAAAGGGGGCAGGGTCTTCAAGAAAAACAAGTGCAGGGAGTAGTAATCATCATACTGTGGAGCTTCAAATAGGACAAGGTCCATCACAAGGCAACCAACTAACTCCACCCATCAGGGCGAATCCAATGCAACCTCGAAGAAAGGCAGCCGCACCAGTTCCGGTTGTACGGACCAACAACAAGACAACCGTGATGATCTTCACGATCACTGTCGTATTTTTCCTTACCTGGATCCCAACCAAAATTTGGGACTACTACCCAAGCATAAAATTCACGTGGATCGGGACTGATCCAGTCAGGTATAACATATTCTACGTCTCTCTACTGGCGATCAATCTCAACCAGGTTATCAATCCATTCATCTATAGTTTCGTCAACGTTCAGTTCAGACGAGAATGCGTCACGGTGATGAGACACATTCGACAATGCAGATTTTCTTAA
- the LOC129270093 gene encoding G-protein coupled receptor moody-like, with protein sequence MLALRYILAVLIRSVLMVLGIPGNGLIIIVYCKKQRKTGTDAFILGLAIVDFIVCLSFPLKIYSYLTLQFTSDVLCKLMHFIVFWNTYLGEFLTAAITVDRYIAVCKPLKRRVSPKQAIIIISTFSILAAFCAIPSVTKSGIQKYGPAVSKCSYSYDNITFAQIISYCNDTLFYSCLVLITILYTLIWISVRHQARVRVEKLGGASSVSRNLKPLQASVMPSEAWGKEEGTKSENVTDGYKAPVQRNSSTEATQSGDAAGIQQDKSARIHTSDLLSVESNSSRGNSDSSGNHLAPPVRIDVLVSPGTTAKPSNPGAPIPVVRTNNKTTVMIFIITVIFFLSWIPTKIWDYYPNTKFTWVQTDPVRYNIFYVSLFAINLNQVINPFIYSFVNVQFRRECVRVMRHIRQCRFS encoded by the coding sequence ATGTTGGCTCTCAGGTACATACTTGCTGTATTGATCCGCAGTGTTCTCATGGTCCTGGGGATTCCTGGAAACGGTCTTATCATCATCGTTTACTGCAAGAAACAACGGAAGACCGGGACAGACGCCTTCATTCTAGGACTTGCTATAGTTGATTTCATCGTTTGCCTTAGTTTCCCCCTGAAGATATATTCTTACCTGACATTGCAGTTCACAAGTGATGTCCTGTGTAAGCTAATGCACTTTATCGTTTTCTGGAACACATATCTTGGAGAGTTCTTGACTGCCGCCATCACGGTGGATCGATACATTGCAGTGTGTAAACCACTGAAGCGAAGGGTATCACCCAAACaggccattatcatcatctctaCCTTCTCTATTCTGGCAGCATTCTGCGCCATCCCATCCGTTACGAAGTCAGGTATCCAGAAATATGGTCCAGCCGTTTCCAAGTGCTCCTACAGTTACGATAACATTACCTTCGCTCAAATCATCTCCTACTGCAACGACACTCTGTTCTACAGCTGTTTGGTTTTGATTACGATCCTGTATACCCTAATTTGGATCTCGGTGCGACATCAGGCAAGGGTTCGCGTGGAGAAACTAGGAGGGGCCAGTAGTGTATCTAGGAACCTGAAGCCTCTGCAGGCTTCTGTGATGCCATCTGAAGCTTGGGGTAAAGAGGAAGGTACGAAATCAGAAAACGTGACTGATGGCTACAAGGCACCGGTTCAGCGGAATAGCTCGACTGAAGCTACACAGTCTGGTGATGCTGCTGGCATACAACAGGATAAGTCTGCAAGAATACACACCTCTGACCTTCTCTCTGTGGAATCAAATTCTAGTCGCGGCAATTCCGATTCTTCTGGAAACCATCTTGCTCCCCCTGTCCGTATTGACGTTCTCGTCAGTCCGGGCACCACTGCGAAGCCATCTAATCCAGGTGCCCCAATCCCAGTCGTTCGAACCAACAACAAGACAACTGTGatgatcttcatcatcactgtcatttttttcctctccTGGATCCCAACTAAGATCTGGGATTACTACCCAAACACAAAGTTTACTTGGGTACAAACCGATCCAGTGAGATACAACATATTCTACGTCTCTCTATTCGCTATCAATCTCAATCAGGTCATCAATCCATTCATCTACAGTTTCGTCAACGTTCAGTTCAGACGAGAATGTGTAAGAGTAATGAGACATATTCGACAATGCAGATTTTCTTAA